One Setaria viridis chromosome 7, Setaria_viridis_v4.0, whole genome shotgun sequence genomic region harbors:
- the LOC140223485 gene encoding uncharacterized protein, whose product MEPDLETGLSTSHAPAAAAAAAVKPEAVIACTFVAAVLITGAFIAFYPQDTLLPTFSVGVAGVEGLDGGGPGPAATVNATFDLALHGATRRRLFRTLGVCNERGTVAVSYAGAVLAWGRVPRFCVPAQGQERVSMVALGGDVELSDELRGRLASERLSRTAELDVDIMLDRQRYLSCRVKLDEPSHQPSPCKVFILDWINNVI is encoded by the coding sequence ATGGAACCCGACTTGGAAACAGGGTTGTCGACGTCgcacgctcccgccgccgccgccgccgccgcggtcaaACCCGAGGCCGTTATCGCGTGCACCTTCGTGGCAGCGGTCCTGATCACCGGGGCTTTCATTGCCTTCTACCCGCAGGACACCCTGCTCCCCACTTTCTCCGtgggcgtcgccggcgtcgaggggctcgacggcggcgggccgggcccGGCGGCCACCGTCAACGCGACGTTCGACCTCGCGCTGcacggcgccacccgccgccgcctgttcCGGACGCTCGGCGTCTGCAACGAACGCGGGACGGTGGCGGTCTCCTACGCGGGCGCGGTGCTCGCCTGGGGCCGCGTGCCCAGGTTCTGCGTGCCCGCGCAGGGGCAGGAGCGCGTGAGCATGGTCGcgctcggcggcgacgtcgagcTCTCCGACGAGCTGCGCGGCCGCCTGGCCTCCGAGCGGCTGTCGCGGACGGCGGAGCTGGACGTGGACATCATGCTGGATCGGCAGAGGTATCTGTCGTGCCGGGTCAAGCTGGATGAGCCGTCGCACCAGCCGTCACCGTGCAAGGTGTTTATACTGGATTGGATCAATAATGTTATATGA
- the LOC117863966 gene encoding importin subunit beta-1: protein MDITQILLAAQSPDANLRTVAESNLKQFQEQNLPNFLLSLSVELSNDEKPPESRRLAGIILKNSLDAKDSAKKELLTQQWVSMDPSIKLKIKESLLVTLGSSVHDARHTTSQVIAKVASVEIPRREWQDLIAKLLGNMTSPSAYAPLKQATLEALGYVCEEISPQHLEQDQVNAVLTAVVQGMNQTELSFEVRHAAVKALYNALDFAESNFANEMERNYIMKVVCDTGVSKEVEIRQAAFECLVAIASIYYSHLDPYMQTIFNLTANAVKGDEESVALQAVEFWSAICDEEIALQDEYEGSDDGNSTVHFHFIEKALPSLVPMLLETLLKQEEDQDQDDNVWNISMSGGTCLGLIARTVGDAIVPLVMPFVEANITKPDWHCREAATFAFGSILEGPSVEKLVPLVQAGLDFLLNTMNDSNSQVKDTTAWTLGRVFELLHSPAGANPIINNSNLPRIMAVLLESSKDVPNVAEKVCGAIYFLAQGYEDVESMSSVLTPYLPNVIAALLSAADRADTTHFRLRASAYEALNEIVRVSNIPETSGIIGQLLQEIMRRLDLTFDLQILSSGDKEKQSDLQALLCGVLQVIIQKLSSTDSKSIITQTADQLMLLFLRVFACHSSTVHEEAMLAIGALAYATGSDFLKYMPQFFTYLEAGLHNYEEYQVCSISVGALGDICRALEDKILPFCDRIMTVLLKDLSNSMLNRSVKPLIFSCFGDIALAIGENFEKYLPYSMPMLQGAAELLGTLDQSDDDMVDYGNQLRRGIFEAYSGILQGIKGPKAQLMIPYAAHLLQFTEAVFKDRSRDESVTKAAVAVLGDLADTLGASSKDMFQTNLFHVEFLRECIDSDDEVRETASWAQGMINQVVVS, encoded by the exons ATGGATATAACTCAGATTCTGCTAGCTGCTCAATCTCCGGATGCTAATCTTCGAACAGTAGCAGAAAGCAATCTCAAGCAGTTCCAGGAGCAGAATCTTCCTAACTTCCTCCTCTCCTTATCAGTAGAGCTCTCTAATGATGAAAAACCCCCAGAGTCTAGAAGGCTTGCTGGTATTATCCTTAAGAATTCTTTGGATGCAAAGGATTCTGCAAAAAAGGAGCTACTGACTCAGCAATGGGTCAGCATGGATCCATCTATCAAATTGAAGATCAAGGAGTCGTTGCTGGTAACACTAGGATCTTCGGTGCATGATGCAAGACATACCACATCACAAGTCATCGCCAAAGTTGCGTCAGTTGAGATACCACGTCGAGAATGGCAAGACCTCATTGCCAAATTACTGGGGAACATGACATCACCGTCTGCATATGCTCCTTTGAAGCAAGCAACTCTAGAGGCACTGGGGTATGTATGCGAGGAGATTTCTCCGCAGCACTTGGAGCAGGATCAAGTGAATGCTGTTCTGACAGCTGTGGTCCAGGGAATGAACCAGACAGAGCTCAGCTTTGAAGTCCGTCATGCTGCAGTTAAAGCCCTTTATAATGCTCTTGACTTTGCTGAGAGTAACTTTGCAAATGAAATGGAGAGGAATTATATAATGAAGGTGGTTTGTGATACTGGTGTGTCTAAAGAAGTGGAGATCAGACAGGCGGCATTTGAATGCCTTGTTGCAATTGCATCCATATATTATTCGCACCTAGATCCTTATATGCAGACCATATTCAATCTGACAGCTAATGCAGTGAAAGGAGATGAGGAATCGGTTGCACTTCAAGCTGTTGAGTTCTGGAGTGCTATTTGTGATGAAGAGATTGCACTCCAAGATGAATACGAGGGATCTGATGATGGCAACTCTACTGTGCATTTCCACTTTATAGAAAAGGCCCTCCCTTCACTTGTTCCTATGTTGCTAGAAACTCTATTGAAGCAAGAGGAAGATCAAGATCAAGATGATAATGTATGGAATATTTCTATGAGTGGTGGGACGTGCCTTGGACTCATTGCTAGAACTGTTGGTGATGCAATCGTCCCTCTTGTGATGCCGTTTGTTGAGGCCAACATCACGAAGCCTGATTGGCATTGTCGTGAGGCAGCTACCTTTGCATTTGGTTCTATCCTTGAAGGCCCCTCTGTTGAAAAGCTTGTTCCGCTGGTCCAGGCTGGTCTTGATTTCTTGCTCAACACAATGAATGATTCAAATAGCCAGGTAAAAGATACTACTGCTTGGACTCTTGGGAGGGTATTCGAGCTCTTGCATTCCCCAGCTGGTGCAAACCCAATCATAAATAATTCAAACCTTCCTCGAATCATGGCTGTGTTGCTTGAGAGTAGTAAAGATGTTCCAAATGTGGCTGAGAAAGTCTGTGGAGCTATTTATTTTCTGGCCCAAGGTTATGAAGATGTAGAATCCATGTCTTCTGTGCTCACACCTTATCTGCCTAATGTCATTGCTGCTCTTCTTTCTGCTGCGGATCGTGCTGATACCACCCATTTCAGGCTTCGTGCTTCTGCTTATGAAGCACTGAATGAGATCGTGAGAGTTAGCAACATACCTGAAACTTCAGGCATTATAGGCCAGTTATTGCAGGAGATCATGAGAAGATTAGACCTTACATTTGATCTCCAGATACTCTCTTCTGGTGACAAAGAGAAGCAAAGCGATCTGCAGGCTTTGCTGTGTGGTGTACTGCAGGTCATCATCCAGAAACTGAGCAGCACAGATTCAAAGTCCATAATCACCCAGACTGCTGACCAGCTGATGCTTTTGTTTCTGCGTGTCTTTGCCTGCCACAGTTCTACGGTGCATGAAGAAGCAATGCTTGCAATTGGTGCTCTTGCATATGCTACTGGTTCAGATTTTCTGAAATACATGCCTCAGTTCTTCACATACCTGGAAGCTGGCTTGCATAATTATGAAGAGTACCAAGTGTGCTCCATCTCTGTAGGGGCGTTGGGTGATATTTGTCGTGCCTTGGAAGATAAAATTCTGCCCTTCTGTGATAGAATTATGACTGTTCTTCTCAAGGACCTATCAAACTCTATGCTCAATCGGTCTGTGAAGCCTTTGATTTTCTCATGCTTTGGAGACATTGCTCTTGCTATTGGTGAGAATTTTGAGAAATACCTGCCATATTCTATGCCGATGCTTCAGGGAGCTGCGGAACTCCTTGGTACTCTTGATCAgagtgatgatgacatggttgaTTATGGCAACCAGCTCAGACGGGGCATTTTTGAGGCATACTCTGGTATACTCCAGGGTATCAAGGGCCCAAAAGCTCAGCTGATGATTCCATACGCAGCCCATCTACTGCAGTTTACCGAAGCTGTCTTCAAAGATAGGAGCAG GGATGAGAGTGTGACAAAGGCTGCAGTTGCTGTCCTTGGGGATCTTGCGGACACACTTGGCGCAAGTTCGAAGGATATGTTCCAGACCAACCTCTTCCATGTTGAGTTCTTGAGGGAGTGCATCGACTCAGACGATGAAGTTCGGGAGACTGCATCTTGGGCCCAGGGGATGATAAACCAAGTGGTGGTCTCGTAA
- the LOC117865146 gene encoding uncharacterized protein: MAARSTSMASEDDYETEQKKQVAANVLFHYSQFVMVCIGEEVRPTDLRLHLMKEVSGMPTSLKEPQQAAASPDSSGEPSSSGTMKTEIS; encoded by the exons ATGGCTGCGCGGAGCACTTCCATGGCCTCCGAGGATGACTATGAG ACTGAACAAAAGAAGCAAGTCGCTGCAAATGTTCTTTTCCACTATTCACAGTTTGTGATGGTCTGCATTGGTGAGGAAGTTCGCCCTACTGATCTCAGGTTACATCTTATGAAG gaagtTTCAGGAATGCCCACTTCTCTAAAGGAGCCTCAACAGGCTGCTGCCTCACCAGATTCTAGTGGTGAACCATCGTCCTCTGGAACAATGAAAACCGAAATCTCCTAA